A genome region from Candidatus Zixiibacteriota bacterium includes the following:
- a CDS encoding porin gives MRVRKGVGSGIVLITMLWVWPTIGLGFERQIKIGGLIQNDWSAGEGDDGLRALVGELEDGTEFRRARLWVSGKVHERIAYKAQYDFASGVPSFKDVYIELIGIPALGGLRVGQFKEPFSFEELISGSQISVLEHSVAHAFTPSHNTGIALFNTWEDQRITATAGVFREDDGFGKSTGDGEYNFTARLTGLPWFDDGKGLVHFGAAVSRRDPADDMVRYSQRPSQHLAPRFVDTRAIAGVDAAVLAGFEFAAVYGPVPIQAEYLSSHLDAPSVDDPSFNGYYIQIGAYLTGEHQAYKKSAAVFDRTQPRSDWASENNGVGAIQVIARFSRVDLSDGIVTGGEMEDIVFGLNWLLNPYARIMVNYMHANLLGVGNADGVSTRIQVDF, from the coding sequence ATGCGCGTGAGGAAAGGCGTTGGGAGTGGGATTGTTCTGATCACCATGCTTTGGGTCTGGCCGACCATTGGGCTCGGCTTTGAGAGACAGATCAAAATTGGCGGGCTGATTCAAAACGACTGGTCGGCCGGTGAAGGCGACGATGGCTTGCGAGCGCTCGTTGGTGAACTGGAGGATGGCACGGAATTCCGTCGCGCCCGGCTCTGGGTCTCCGGCAAAGTGCACGAGCGGATCGCCTACAAGGCGCAGTACGATTTTGCCTCCGGCGTGCCGTCGTTTAAGGATGTCTATATCGAACTGATCGGCATCCCCGCGCTCGGCGGTCTCCGGGTCGGTCAGTTCAAGGAACCATTCAGCTTTGAGGAACTGATCAGCGGCTCCCAAATCTCAGTTTTGGAACATTCAGTCGCGCACGCGTTCACACCCTCCCACAACACCGGCATCGCCCTGTTCAACACATGGGAAGACCAACGCATTACCGCGACAGCCGGAGTGTTTCGTGAAGACGATGGGTTCGGCAAATCGACCGGTGACGGCGAATACAACTTCACCGCTCGTTTGACCGGGTTGCCGTGGTTCGACGATGGCAAGGGACTGGTTCACTTCGGCGCGGCTGTCAGCCGTCGGGATCCGGCCGACGACATGGTCCGGTATTCCCAACGCCCATCACAGCACCTGGCTCCCCGATTTGTCGACACCAGGGCAATCGCTGGAGTCGACGCGGCCGTGCTGGCCGGGTTCGAGTTTGCCGCGGTCTATGGTCCGGTGCCGATTCAGGCGGAGTACCTCAGTTCACACCTCGATGCCCCGTCGGTCGATGACCCGAGCTTCAACGGCTATTACATCCAGATTGGCGCGTATCTGACCGGCGAGCATCAGGCCTACAAGAAGTCCGCGGCGGTATTTGATCGAACTCAGCCACGATCCGACTGGGCTTCCGAGAACAACGGAGTGGGCGCGATCCAAGTCATCGCACGGTTCTCGCGGGTCGACTTAAGCGACGGCATCGTCACCGGTGGCGAGATGGAGGATATTGTATTTGGGTTAAACTGGCTCCTCAACCCGTATGCCCGGATCATGGTTAATTATATGCATGCCAATCTCTTAGGTGTTGGCAATGCCGATGGGGTCTCGACGAGGATCCAAGTCGACTTTTGA
- a CDS encoding response regulator → MEKHTILVIEDEPDILDVIDYNLKRDGFTVVTSPDGEQGLSEAQKTPPDLILLDLMLPGRDGLEVCRRLKANPSTRSIPIIMVTAKGEEGDIVLGLGIGADDYITKPFSVRELMARVKTVLRRGPLTDVGRSRDRIARDALLIDKARHEVRVAGESIVFTATEFRLLHFLAANPGRVFTRNQLLDRVIGEESDVIDRNIDVHIRAIRKKLGDSADLIQTIRGVGYRFRDEEE, encoded by the coding sequence ATGGAGAAACACACAATCCTGGTCATCGAGGACGAGCCGGATATTCTCGACGTCATCGACTACAACCTGAAACGTGATGGGTTCACGGTTGTCACGTCTCCGGACGGGGAGCAGGGGCTCAGCGAAGCCCAAAAGACCCCTCCGGATCTGATTCTGCTGGATTTGATGTTGCCCGGTCGCGACGGTCTGGAGGTGTGTCGCCGGCTTAAGGCGAACCCCTCGACCCGCTCCATCCCGATTATCATGGTCACGGCAAAGGGTGAAGAGGGCGATATCGTGTTGGGGCTGGGAATCGGGGCCGACGATTACATCACCAAGCCGTTTTCGGTCCGTGAGCTGATGGCGCGCGTCAAGACCGTTCTGCGTCGAGGCCCGTTAACCGACGTCGGGCGCAGCCGGGATCGGATCGCCCGCGATGCTCTCTTGATCGATAAAGCGCGCCACGAGGTGCGCGTGGCGGGAGAGTCGATCGTCTTTACCGCGACCGAGTTTCGTCTTCTGCACTTTCTGGCGGCCAATCCCGGACGTGTCTTCACACGTAACCAATTGTTGGATCGCGTGATCGGAGAGGAATCCGATGTCATCGACCGAAACATCGATGTTCACATTCGCGCCATCCGCAAGAAATTGGGAGACTCGGCCGACCTGATTCAAACGATCCGTGGCGTTGGATACCGCTTCCGCGACGAGGAAGAATAG
- a CDS encoding PstS family phosphate ABC transporter substrate-binding protein gives MPSRIVVALLIICTAIAGCGSGNGEPKSTGMTGTVTVDGSSTVFPITEAVAEEFQKVQTGVRVTVGISGTGGGFKKFTSGETDISDASRPIKPEEVARAAQHGIEYVELPVAFDGLSVIVNPDNTFVNSLTVAELKRIWEPGSTVKLWSDVRPEWPKRKIRLYGPGTDSGTFDYFTEAINGKSQSCRADFTASEDDNVLVQGIAGDPDALGFFGFAYYIENQDKLKLVPIDDGNGPIAPSEETINNGTYAPLSRPIFIYVGTKAAQRPEVGAFVDFYLEHAPVLVGEVGYISLPQAAYALAKDRFARRVTGSVFEGRSTTRIKLEDLLSAESAGT, from the coding sequence ATGCCATCACGGATTGTCGTCGCTTTACTCATCATCTGCACTGCAATTGCCGGCTGCGGGTCGGGCAACGGCGAGCCAAAGTCAACGGGGATGACCGGAACGGTCACTGTTGACGGTTCCAGCACGGTCTTTCCGATCACGGAAGCGGTGGCCGAAGAATTCCAGAAGGTGCAAACGGGTGTTCGTGTCACAGTCGGCATCTCGGGCACCGGAGGCGGTTTTAAGAAGTTCACATCGGGTGAGACAGACATCAGCGACGCCTCGCGACCCATCAAGCCCGAGGAAGTGGCGCGCGCGGCCCAGCATGGTATCGAGTATGTCGAGTTGCCGGTGGCCTTCGATGGGTTGTCGGTCATCGTCAACCCGGACAACACATTCGTCAACTCGTTGACGGTGGCCGAGCTCAAGCGCATCTGGGAGCCGGGCAGCACGGTGAAATTGTGGAGTGACGTGCGGCCGGAGTGGCCCAAACGGAAAATTCGCCTTTATGGCCCGGGTACCGATTCGGGAACGTTCGACTACTTCACCGAGGCGATCAACGGCAAGTCGCAGTCCTGCCGGGCTGATTTTACCGCCAGCGAGGATGACAACGTCTTGGTGCAGGGCATTGCCGGCGACCCCGATGCACTCGGGTTCTTTGGATTCGCCTACTATATCGAAAACCAGGACAAGCTCAAACTGGTCCCCATCGACGACGGCAATGGGCCGATCGCCCCATCGGAGGAGACCATCAACAACGGGACCTACGCGCCGCTGTCCCGCCCGATTTTTATCTACGTCGGCACAAAGGCCGCGCAGCGTCCGGAAGTCGGGGCGTTTGTCGACTTCTATCTGGAGCATGCCCCGGTGTTGGTCGGAGAGGTGGGGTATATTTCATTGCCGCAGGCCGCGTATGCGCTCGCCAAGGATCGGTTTGCGCGCCGTGTGACCGGGTCGGTATTCGAGGGACGATCCACCACACGAATCAAGCTGGAAGACTTGCTCTCCGCCGAATCGGCGGGAACGTGA
- a CDS encoding efflux RND transporter periplasmic adaptor subunit, which translates to MKTAIAKHLLRGVALAAVAGVSGPVEVPAQGMPPMLVATDTVRMLEFNEQLTLIGRTEARATSSIVSEVDGAVDSIVTGEGVWVTRGTVLVALDGERVRLDLQSRTADLKQAEAQLQLARSHRKRTEELFARELVRQITLDSAEAWITSAEAQVMRAEALRDRAAIDYESCRIKAPYSGYTLRRHLDAGEWVSVGDPVYDMVDLSELTVVVDLPERKFGHLEIGSSVFIIASGDEQEPLTGRVTGFAPNASGETHTYPVIIKVDNREGRLGGGALVRATLSMKERFSSLAVPKDAVVRQGMQSLVYTINEGLAAPIPVMTSASSGSMVAVSGDGLQVGMPIVVRGNERIFPGSPVRTEESTAPAAPPADGASSSP; encoded by the coding sequence ATGAAGACAGCTATCGCAAAACACCTGCTCCGGGGGGTCGCGTTGGCGGCAGTGGCCGGCGTATCGGGACCAGTCGAAGTGCCGGCACAAGGCATGCCGCCGATGTTGGTCGCGACCGACACAGTCCGCATGCTGGAGTTCAACGAGCAGCTCACACTGATCGGCCGCACGGAAGCGCGAGCGACCAGCTCTATCGTCTCCGAAGTGGACGGAGCTGTCGACTCGATCGTGACCGGGGAGGGCGTGTGGGTGACGCGCGGTACGGTCCTTGTCGCACTGGACGGGGAACGCGTCCGTCTCGACCTGCAGTCGCGAACGGCCGACTTAAAGCAGGCGGAGGCGCAATTGCAATTGGCGCGATCACACCGGAAGCGGACGGAAGAACTCTTCGCCAGGGAATTGGTCCGACAGATCACGCTCGACAGCGCCGAGGCCTGGATCACAAGCGCCGAAGCACAAGTCATGCGCGCCGAGGCCCTGCGCGACCGCGCGGCCATCGACTATGAAAGCTGCCGCATCAAAGCGCCGTATTCGGGATACACGCTGCGCCGGCATCTTGATGCGGGCGAATGGGTCAGCGTGGGGGATCCGGTTTACGATATGGTCGATCTGTCCGAGCTCACAGTGGTCGTCGATCTGCCGGAACGCAAATTCGGGCACCTTGAGATCGGCAGTTCCGTCTTCATCATAGCATCGGGAGATGAGCAGGAGCCGTTGACAGGTCGCGTGACCGGGTTTGCGCCGAATGCCTCCGGGGAAACCCATACGTACCCGGTCATCATTAAAGTCGACAACCGTGAAGGACGGCTGGGAGGCGGCGCGCTGGTTCGCGCCACCCTGTCGATGAAGGAACGGTTCTCCAGTTTGGCGGTCCCGAAGGACGCGGTGGTCCGTCAGGGGATGCAATCCCTCGTGTACACGATTAACGAGGGCCTGGCGGCGCCGATCCCGGTGATGACGTCGGCATCGAGTGGCTCGATGGTCGCGGTCTCGGGCGACGGATTGCAGGTTGGCATGCCGATTGTCGTCCGAGGCAACGAGCGCATATTCCCGGGCAGCCCGGTTCGCACCGAAGAGAGTACCGCGCCCGCCGCGCCGCCCGCCGACGGCGCGTCGTCGTCACCGTAG
- a CDS encoding efflux RND transporter permease subunit has translation MNLIQASIRYPVTVIVGVLILVMGGIVALTSVPVQLTPEVERPQITVTTNWFGASPEEIEKEIIEEQEEFLKSVEGLEEMHSESHDGYGQVLLQFAVGTDITGALVKVTNKLNEVPDYPETADRPIVTASGPFEGAIAWFVVKGDSSVYVPHMQRLIEDMVKPRLERVPGVAAINLFGGVDDELHVEFDPDRLASMGITIAQLTAALRAENRDISGGDFSEGKRRYIVRTTSRYERTDQVANTVVTTRNGTPIYVRDLADVRMAHQKPVAQVRHFGHPSIAFNAQRQVGANVMEVTEGLLAELEGVNRDILNPRGMSVQNVYRETIYIDSAIDLVLNNIYLGGLLAIVALFFFLRSVSSILVIGIAIPISIISTFLTMFLFGRTINVISLAGMAFAVGMVVDSAIVVLENTYRHMQLGKDRWQAAYVGTREVWGALLSSTVTTVAVFLPVVFIQERAGQLFRDIAIAICTAIILSMIVALTVIPSASARILRVSHKLKGNSGHETWLGRFAARLARYVDYINANNKRRLGSIAGIVVVAMGLTVLLIPPAEYLPNGNQNFVFGFMLPPPGYNLEEMVKLGENVEAGLRHLWETPLDKAQDLPGGGIDNFFFVAFAGQAFFGIRANEDGRVRELLPIANGILFSVPGAFGLANQASLFERGFAGTRSVRVDVTGADINQILPVAGRIFGQIGEVLPGSNSRPIPALDLGNPEVRVIPDRVRAADAGLTASEIGNAVNAMVDGARVSEFWYQGRELDLLIKGSDSWTRHTQDVAQLPLATPSGRIITVGDVADVEMRQGPVQINHIERQRVVSIETTLPDDIPLEAAIALLQNQVMKPLREDGTIGGSVDVFFSGTADDLSRLRTELFAGFNIAVILTFLLLAALFQSFVYPLVIMFTVPLATFGGVLGLRIVQLADSGQQLDVLTMLGFVILVGTVVNNAILIVYQALQSMREGMDARSAVKESVRIRVRPILMSTGTTVFGMLPLIVMPGAGSELYRGIGAVVVGGLAVSTVITLVLTPLVFSYAIELVSSVRRLFGLSDEPVAQGRDFEPERSGP, from the coding sequence GTGAATCTTATTCAGGCCTCCATCCGCTACCCCGTTACCGTCATTGTCGGCGTGCTCATCCTGGTGATGGGCGGCATTGTCGCGTTGACCAGCGTGCCGGTGCAACTGACGCCCGAAGTCGAACGGCCGCAGATCACGGTCACCACGAACTGGTTCGGCGCCTCCCCTGAGGAGATCGAAAAGGAGATTATCGAGGAGCAGGAGGAATTCCTCAAGTCGGTCGAAGGACTGGAGGAGATGCACTCCGAATCGCACGACGGCTACGGGCAGGTCTTGCTGCAATTTGCGGTCGGCACCGACATCACCGGTGCGCTGGTGAAAGTCACCAACAAGCTCAACGAGGTGCCCGACTACCCGGAAACTGCCGACCGCCCCATCGTCACCGCCTCGGGTCCGTTCGAGGGCGCGATCGCCTGGTTTGTGGTCAAGGGCGATTCGTCGGTCTACGTGCCCCACATGCAGCGGCTGATAGAGGACATGGTCAAGCCGCGGCTGGAGCGTGTCCCCGGCGTGGCCGCGATCAACCTCTTCGGCGGCGTCGACGATGAGTTGCATGTCGAGTTCGATCCCGACCGGCTCGCGTCGATGGGGATCACCATTGCGCAGTTGACCGCTGCGCTGCGCGCTGAAAACCGCGACATCTCCGGCGGCGATTTTAGTGAAGGCAAGCGCCGCTACATCGTGCGTACGACCTCGCGCTACGAGCGTACCGACCAGGTCGCCAATACCGTCGTCACGACCCGCAATGGAACCCCGATTTATGTGCGCGACTTGGCCGACGTGCGCATGGCGCATCAAAAACCGGTTGCACAGGTGCGCCACTTCGGCCATCCGTCGATCGCGTTTAATGCGCAACGGCAGGTCGGGGCCAACGTGATGGAAGTGACCGAAGGGCTGTTGGCCGAGTTGGAAGGCGTCAACCGCGACATTCTCAACCCGCGCGGCATGTCGGTGCAGAATGTCTACCGCGAGACGATCTACATCGACTCGGCGATCGATCTGGTCCTCAACAACATCTACCTGGGCGGGCTGCTCGCCATTGTCGCGCTCTTTTTCTTCCTGCGTTCGGTCTCGTCGATTCTCGTCATCGGAATCGCGATACCGATTTCGATCATCAGCACGTTTTTGACCATGTTCCTGTTCGGCCGCACCATCAATGTCATCTCACTGGCGGGGATGGCGTTCGCGGTTGGGATGGTGGTCGACAGCGCCATTGTCGTCCTCGAGAACACCTATCGCCACATGCAGTTGGGCAAGGACCGCTGGCAGGCGGCGTATGTCGGCACGCGGGAAGTCTGGGGTGCGCTATTGTCCTCGACGGTGACGACAGTCGCGGTCTTCCTGCCGGTGGTCTTCATTCAGGAGCGTGCCGGGCAGCTTTTTCGCGACATCGCCATCGCCATCTGCACAGCGATCATCCTGTCGATGATCGTCGCGCTGACGGTCATTCCCAGCGCGTCGGCACGAATCCTCCGCGTCTCGCACAAGCTGAAGGGTAACTCCGGACATGAAACGTGGCTGGGACGGTTCGCCGCGCGCCTGGCGCGCTACGTCGATTATATCAATGCCAACAACAAGCGGCGATTGGGTTCGATAGCGGGCATTGTCGTGGTCGCGATGGGTCTGACGGTACTTTTGATACCCCCGGCCGAGTATCTGCCCAATGGGAACCAGAACTTTGTCTTCGGCTTCATGCTGCCCCCGCCCGGATACAACCTAGAAGAGATGGTGAAGCTCGGCGAAAACGTCGAGGCCGGATTGCGCCACTTATGGGAGACTCCGCTCGATAAGGCACAAGACCTTCCCGGAGGGGGGATCGACAACTTTTTCTTCGTGGCGTTTGCGGGCCAGGCCTTCTTCGGCATTCGCGCCAACGAAGACGGCCGTGTTCGGGAACTGCTTCCCATCGCCAACGGCATTCTCTTCTCAGTGCCGGGGGCATTCGGGCTGGCGAATCAGGCGTCCCTGTTTGAACGCGGGTTTGCGGGGACACGATCGGTGCGCGTCGATGTAACGGGCGCGGACATCAACCAGATTCTCCCCGTCGCCGGGCGCATCTTCGGCCAGATCGGCGAGGTTCTGCCGGGCTCGAATTCGCGGCCGATCCCGGCGCTCGATTTGGGCAATCCCGAAGTCCGCGTCATCCCCGACCGCGTGCGCGCGGCCGACGCGGGTCTGACTGCCAGCGAAATCGGCAATGCGGTCAATGCCATGGTCGACGGCGCCCGTGTCAGCGAGTTTTGGTACCAGGGGCGGGAACTGGATTTGCTGATCAAGGGATCCGATTCCTGGACCCGCCACACGCAGGACGTTGCGCAGTTGCCGTTGGCCACGCCCTCCGGTCGAATTATCACGGTCGGCGATGTCGCCGACGTTGAAATGCGTCAGGGGCCGGTGCAGATCAATCATATCGAGCGGCAGCGAGTGGTCTCGATAGAGACAACGCTTCCCGACGACATTCCACTGGAAGCCGCCATCGCCCTGCTGCAGAACCAGGTGATGAAACCACTGCGGGAGGACGGTACCATCGGCGGATCGGTCGATGTGTTCTTCTCCGGGACAGCCGATGATCTGTCGCGACTCAGAACCGAGCTATTTGCGGGATTTAATATCGCGGTGATTCTGACATTTTTGCTGCTGGCGGCACTCTTCCAGTCGTTTGTCTATCCGCTTGTTATCATGTTCACCGTACCGTTGGCCACCTTCGGCGGAGTGTTGGGGCTGCGTATTGTCCAGTTGGCCGACTCCGGACAGCAATTGGATGTACTGACCATGCTTGGCTTCGTCATCCTGGTCGGCACCGTCGTCAACAATGCAATCCTAATCGTCTATCAGGCCCTGCAATCGATGCGGGAAGGCATGGATGCGCGCAGCGCGGTCAAGGAGTCGGTCCGCATCCGCGTGCGCCCGATCCTCATGTCCACCGGCACGACGGTCTTCGGGATGTTGCCGCTGATCGTCATGCCCGGCGCCGGCTCGGAATTGTATCGCGGCATTGGCGCGGTCGTGGTTGGCGGGTTGGCGGTATCGACGGTAATCACCCTTGTCTTGACTCCCTTAGTCTTCTCGTACGCCATCGAACTGGTCAGCTCCGTCCGCCGTTTGTTCGGGCTCAGCGACGAGCCCGTTGCACAGGGCCGCGATTTTGAGCCCGAGCGATCGGGCCCGTAA
- a CDS encoding ATP-binding protein — MRRAPLFWKVYIACLLCVGAVVLFGAQLEDSERSLWVTLIAGAIVALAVTVLLAKPAIGRLRTISTALRKLAAAEFGHRVEVDRHDEIGGLAHDFNVAAGGLHERFSAISGDRAKLASILSGMIDGVVAVDADARVIHINQTASRLLGAPAIESLGRPVWEITRITALAELLADVLATGLPRDHEARIVEKPRDRHVALYASPLLDEAGHNAGAVAVLHDVSELRRLEQVRRDFVANVSHELKTPITAIQGLVETLLDDSGTDGPTRQKFLERVRHQSERLSNLATDLLSLSRLEADHSLLEPLSLDWRSVITESITALGPLSQKRGVLIRSVLNPLPVEVIGDRETLRQVIDNLLDNAIKHTPSGGQVTVSLSGDRNRATLEVTDTGIGIDPVHQERIFERFYRVDTARSREMGGTGLGLAIVKHVVLAHSGTVTVDSTPGHGSTFRVTLPLASAAPPGR, encoded by the coding sequence GTGCGTCGCGCCCCGCTCTTCTGGAAAGTCTACATTGCCTGCCTGCTGTGCGTCGGCGCCGTGGTCCTCTTCGGTGCGCAACTCGAGGATTCCGAACGCTCGCTGTGGGTGACGCTGATTGCGGGCGCGATCGTGGCGCTCGCGGTCACGGTACTTCTGGCAAAACCGGCGATCGGGCGTCTGCGAACGATTTCGACGGCGTTGCGAAAGCTGGCCGCCGCCGAATTCGGCCATCGAGTCGAAGTCGACCGCCACGACGAGATCGGCGGACTGGCGCATGATTTTAATGTCGCGGCCGGGGGATTGCATGAGCGCTTTTCGGCCATCTCCGGGGACCGGGCCAAATTGGCCTCGATCTTGTCGGGAATGATCGATGGCGTGGTTGCTGTCGATGCCGACGCACGGGTCATCCACATCAATCAGACCGCCAGCCGTCTGCTGGGCGCCCCGGCGATCGAGAGTCTGGGCCGCCCGGTCTGGGAGATCACACGGATCACCGCGCTGGCGGAATTGTTGGCTGATGTGCTGGCCACGGGACTGCCGCGGGACCATGAAGCACGGATCGTCGAGAAGCCGCGCGATCGGCATGTCGCGCTCTACGCCTCGCCGCTGCTGGACGAGGCCGGGCATAACGCCGGCGCGGTGGCCGTTCTCCACGATGTCTCCGAGCTGCGGCGACTCGAGCAAGTGCGCCGCGACTTCGTGGCCAACGTTTCCCATGAACTGAAGACGCCGATCACGGCGATTCAGGGGTTGGTGGAAACACTTCTGGACGACTCAGGCACGGATGGGCCGACGCGACAGAAGTTCCTCGAACGGGTCAGGCATCAATCGGAACGGCTGTCGAACCTGGCGACCGATCTGTTGTCGCTGTCGCGACTGGAGGCCGATCACTCACTGCTGGAGCCGCTGTCACTGGACTGGCGTTCGGTCATCACCGAGTCAATCACGGCCCTCGGTCCTTTGAGCCAGAAACGAGGCGTGCTGATACGATCAGTGTTGAATCCGCTGCCTGTTGAGGTGATCGGAGACCGCGAGACTTTGCGGCAGGTCATCGACAATCTGCTTGATAACGCCATCAAGCACACACCGTCGGGCGGACAGGTCACGGTCTCACTGTCCGGCGACCGAAACCGCGCGACCCTCGAAGTGACCGACACCGGGATCGGGATCGATCCTGTGCATCAGGAACGGATCTTCGAGCGGTTCTACCGGGTGGACACTGCACGGTCGCGTGAGATGGGAGGGACCGGATTGGGTTTGGCTATTGTCAAGCATGTCGTCCTGGCCCATTCCGGCACCGTCACCGTCGACAGCACCCCCGGCCACGGGAGTACCTTTCGGGTTACGTTGCCTCTGGCGAGCGCGGCGCCTCCGGGGCGTTAA